The genomic segment AATTGATTGCAAGCGCTCAAAATGAAGGTGGCTAAAATAAACAATAATATTTTTTTCAACAATTATCCCCCTTTTTTTAATGAGACGAATTGTCCCACTTTTTGGTTTCACTTCATTCAAGAATCCTGCTAGTTTGTTTAAATGGATAATTTAAAAATTCAAAATATATTTAAACATAAATTTCATTTATATAATAAGTTCGCTTCATATTAAGTGAACAATTAGCAACATTATCGGCATTTGTTTCAACAACACCGCATAAATTTATGCGGTGACTTCAATTCGTGTACGTATTGATCTGTTAATTAGTTTGTCAAATCGACTTAAGCATTGATATAACAACAAAAAGGAAGACATCAATTCATAGTGAATTGTGTCCCCAATATAGGTTGTTATTTGATGTTTTCTCTCCGTCAACCGAATACGTTAGTTATTATAACTGATGTTTTCACTGACCTCACTTCTGTTTATCTTGCCGTTCCCAAATTCTAAGCGAAGGATAAGGATCGAAAGCCCATTCTGTTCGTCCGTTATATTTGTACATCCCGTAGTGGAGATGAGGAGGGAAACGTCCTGATGTTCCTGCTTTTCCATAACCAGAGCTGCCCACCGAACCAATGATGGTCTTTGGTTCAACGATGTCTCCTTCTTTCAAATCTTTGTTGAAATAAGCTAAATGGGCAAAATAGTGGTACGTATTATGAGTGTCGCGAATGCCGACTCGCCAACCTCCAAAGTCATTCCACCCCATTATTTCGATAACTCCATAGGACGTGGCTCGAACAGGGGTACCATATCCAGCGAACAAATCGGTTCCCTCGTGAATCCTTCTGCCACCCCATCCTCTGCTTGCTCCCCAGGTTCCACGGTAACTGTAATTGTAATTGGTTGGGACAGGAAAGGCGTGTTCATCTAAGTCCAATGTTTCAAAGTGTTTATACAGTTTTGCAATAGCTATAATTTGTTTAACCGTGTCTTCACGTTTGTAGTAGTCCAATAAAGCTAATTTGAAATCTTCTTCCGCTTGGCCATATTCGCTTAAATAAGTTGCCATTGTATAAAGGACGTCTTCTGCATCATTTATATTGGCTAACCCATCTTCATTGCCATCAAGTCCATTTCCGTCTGAATAAGCAATCGATTCAGGAGAGGTATCTTTTTTATCGGGGTTAAGTGGGCCTGTCCAATAATCATCTGAAAACTGAATGGCGACCGGACCTTCATTCTTCGGAATATCAGTTCGAACTTGTTGGATGTTGCGTTCAAATTGATCAACTGCAGCTAAATAATACCATGGGACAGTTACGCTTTCGAAGCGTAAATAAAGACGCATTCGTTCATCTAGAATCATTTCTTGAGTAGGCTCTTCTTTTGCTGATACAACCGTTAAGAATAGCAAAGACAATGCGAGTACATACATTGGTAAAACAAACCAGTGACGCACGAAAAAACCTCCTTTTAATACATGTATATTAGAATTCCCCAATTGGATTTATTCATAAGTACATTTTTCAGGAAAACAATTCAAAATTGAATTAAAGCTGATTTTTCACCTGTGATCTATATGTGACTCACGGGTGAAAAATATGTATATAAATGTTTTTCTAGCACATAATACGATTGAAATCCATTACACAAGTGGAGAGAAAAGGAGAGATGAATTGGGTATTTTAAATGGTAATCCAAAAGACGAACCGTTACATTACGGTGAAGTACTAGGCTCATGGGCTTTTGTAGGAGCGAATAATGGTCTAATCAGTGCGTATCAAGCATTTATTAATCATGCAGGTGACGGGGATCTCATCGAGCTGTTGGAAGAAGCAGTAAAAACGATGAAATCGGAGAACAAACAACTTGAAAATATTTTAAAAGAGAATGGGATTGCATTGCCGCCGTCATTGCCGGAACGCCCTAAAGCGAAAGCAGAAGATATACCGGTCGGTGCAAGGTTTATGGATCCTGAAATCAGCGGTGCCATATCGATTAACGTCGGACAAGCTCTTGTGTCTTGCAGCCAAGTGTTGGGACAATGCTTGCGAGAAGACCTTGCAATGATGTTCGGAAAATTCCATGCAGATAAAATGTTATTTGGTTTGAAGTTATTGAGAATGAACAAAGAAAAAGGGTGGATTATACCGCCACCGCTTCATACGGATTCTCCTAGTCGTTAACGAAACGAAAAGGATCTTGTCATTAAGTTGACAAGGTCCTTTTCATATTGCGCTTTGAAAGTCTTATATGGTAAGCTAATCCATAAAACTTGAAGAGGGATGATTCAGATGATTCGACAGCTTGTGGAAGAAGACAGGAAAGTTACGTTGGATTTCGTTTCACAGAAGCCAGCAGAAAATCTATTTATAATAGGAGATATTGAAGCGTATGGGTTTACTAATCCGATACAGAAATTATGGGGAGATTTTGTTGAGAATGGTGAATTGCGAGGTATTCTACTAAACTATGATGGTAATTTCATTGTATATGCACCAGAAGAATACGATGCAAAAGGGTTTGCAGAAATTATCAATCATGATGAAAAGTATGAGTTCATTTCAGGGATTGAGCAGATTGTTGTTAAATTGGAACCGTATTTGACTAGTAAACCGTCAAATCCACGTGTACTCTATTACGCTAAATGCGAGCATGCTAAGGGTTTGCAAGAAGTACCCACAGAGATTGAAGTGAAAAAAGCGACACCTGATGACGCGGAGCGAATCATAGATCAAATGTATGGAATTCCGGAATTTGCTACGAGTACATTCAGTGTTGAACGTAAACGTGAGTCACTTAGTAATAAATCTGCCCGTACATACTTCATCGAAGAAGATGGGCGGATAATAAGTTCCGCATCGAGCACTGCAGAAAATAGTCAGTCTGCCATGATTGTTGGCGTTGGTACTTTGTCGGGATATGAGAAAAAAGGATTAGCTTCATATTGCATGTCTATTCTTTGCACAGAATTGCTCAATGAAGGCAAGATGCTTTGTCTTTTCTATGATAATCCCGCTGCGGGCTCCATCTATAAACGAATTGGTTTTGTCGATATTGGGAAATGGTGCATGTGGAGTTTCAAATAACAGAATGGTAGGTGGAATATGATTATAATTCACTGAAAATATTAAATTGTGTCTTTGTTGATGCTATAATTAAATCGTGTTAGCTAACTAAAAAATAGGAGTGATTTCAAATGGGAAAACTACAATCAATGGAACAATTCGACAAGCTGAAAAATGAGGAGAGAACAATGTTCATGTTTTCCGCAGATTGGTGCCCCGACTGCCGAGTAATTGAACCGTTGTTACCTGGGATCGAAGCAGATTACCCGGAATATAGTTTCATTCTTGTTGACCGTGATGAGTTTATAGA from the Sporosarcina psychrophila genome contains:
- a CDS encoding M23 family metallopeptidase, producing the protein MRHWFVLPMYVLALSLLFLTVVSAKEEPTQEMILDERMRLYLRFESVTVPWYYLAAVDQFERNIQQVRTDIPKNEGPVAIQFSDDYWTGPLNPDKKDTSPESIAYSDGNGLDGNEDGLANINDAEDVLYTMATYLSEYGQAEEDFKLALLDYYKREDTVKQIIAIAKLYKHFETLDLDEHAFPVPTNYNYSYRGTWGASRGWGGRRIHEGTDLFAGYGTPVRATSYGVIEIMGWNDFGGWRVGIRDTHNTYHYFAHLAYFNKDLKEGDIVEPKTIIGSVGSSGYGKAGTSGRFPPHLHYGMYKYNGRTEWAFDPYPSLRIWERQDKQK
- a CDS encoding DUF3231 family protein, which codes for MGILNGNPKDEPLHYGEVLGSWAFVGANNGLISAYQAFINHAGDGDLIELLEEAVKTMKSENKQLENILKENGIALPPSLPERPKAKAEDIPVGARFMDPEISGAISINVGQALVSCSQVLGQCLREDLAMMFGKFHADKMLFGLKLLRMNKEKGWIIPPPLHTDSPSR
- a CDS encoding GNAT family N-acetyltransferase, with the protein product MIRQLVEEDRKVTLDFVSQKPAENLFIIGDIEAYGFTNPIQKLWGDFVENGELRGILLNYDGNFIVYAPEEYDAKGFAEIINHDEKYEFISGIEQIVVKLEPYLTSKPSNPRVLYYAKCEHAKGLQEVPTEIEVKKATPDDAERIIDQMYGIPEFATSTFSVERKRESLSNKSARTYFIEEDGRIISSASSTAENSQSAMIVGVGTLSGYEKKGLASYCMSILCTELLNEGKMLCLFYDNPAAGSIYKRIGFVDIGKWCMWSFK
- a CDS encoding thioredoxin family protein, with protein sequence MGKLQSMEQFDKLKNEERTMFMFSADWCPDCRVIEPLLPGIEADYPEYSFILVDRDEFIDLCGDLDIFGIPSFIAFHSGVEAGRFVSKDRKSQTEIEEFINSLSA